CCACAAGTCGTAATAGAGAGCTTTTTTGCTAACCGGTTTGGCGAAAACCACCCACTCAATGGCTTACACACGCCATCACACACATAAAGGAAAGACGATGACTAAACTCAATATTGGTTTTATCGGCTTAGGTAATATGGGCGGCCCAATGGCGGCTAACTTAATTAAAGCCGGCCACAGTGTTACGGCATTCGATTTAAACCAGTCGGTCTTAAATGAACTTGCAAGCAAAGGTGCACACGCAGCTGAAAATGCAAAAGCATGTGCAAGCAATGCCGATATACTCATTAGTATGTTACCAGCAGGCAAGCATGTTAAATCGCTTTACTTAGGTAATAACGACGATAGCGGCCTAATTAATGTGCTGAGCAAAAACACCCTAATTATTGATTGCTCAACAATAGATGCAGAGTCGGCCCGAGTGGTTGGCAGCGCACTTGGCGAGCAGGGTATTAGCTTTGTAGATGCACCGGTATCGGGCGGCGTTGCAGGCGCAGCGGCTGGCACGCTTACGTTTATAGTAGGTGGTAGTAAAGCTGCGTTTAATACCGCACAGCCAATACTCAGTGATATGGGTAAAAACATATTCCATGCAGGCGACATTGGCGCAGGGCAAGTTGCAAAAATATGTAACAACATGCTGTTAAGTATTTTAATGGCAGGCACCAGCGAAGCCCTGCAAATGGGTATTAATAACGGGCTAGATGCAAAAGTACTTAGCGACATTATGACTGCAAGCTCTGGCCGTAACTGGACGCTTGAACTTTACAACCCATGCCCAGGGGTGATGGATACTGCTCCTGCAAGTAAAGATTACAAACCAGGCTTTATGGTTGATTTAATGGCTAAAGATTTAGGCCTTGCCATGGAAGCCGCGCAGCAAAGTAATTCATCAACCCCAATGGGGTCAATGGCTAAAAATTTATACACTATGCTGCAGCACCAAGGTGCAGGCAGTGATGATTTTAGTGCCATTTTTAAACTGTTTTCTAAGTAGGAGCAAGGCGTGGAAATTAAAAATAACACGGTAGTAATAACCGGTGGCGCACAAGGCTTAGGTTTTGCAATGGCGCAAAAATTTGCCCTTATGGGCGCTAACATTGCACTTATAGATATGGCGCAAGAGTTATTAAACACAGCATGCGAGCAACTAACACAGCTTGACGGTGTATCTGGCACTATTAAAGGTTACGCTGCAAACGTAACCGTAGAGAGCGAAGTAGAAAACGTATTTAATACCATTAATAGCGATTTAGGCCACATTGGTGTGCTTATAAATAACGCCGGTATTTTACGCGACGGCATGTTTATAAAAGCTAAAGACGGCAAAGTGGTAAAAAAAATGTCCCTTGAGCAATTTCAATCAGTGATTGATGTAAACCTTACTGGCGTATTTTTAGCAGGGCGAGAAGCTGCAAGCCACATGATTGAATCAGGCAAAGGCGGCGTAATCGTTAATATGTCGAGCGTAGCGCGCGCAGGTAACATAGGCCAAACAAACTACGCAGCATCAAAAGCTGGCGTAGTAGCACTTACCACCACATGGGCTAAAGAGCTCGGCCGTTTTGGAATACGCGTAGGGGCTATTGCACCAGGCGTAATAAGCACCGCGATGACCGACGTCATGAAACCCGAAGCCAAACAGCGTATGCTGGCAGTCACACCCGTAGGGCGCTTAGGTGAAAGCGACGAAATTGCCCATACTGCACAATACATAATCGAAAACGACTTTTTTACCGGTCGCGTGGTTGAAATAGACGGCGGTATTCGTTTGTAATTTGTCAGCTCTCATTTAATTATTCGAAGCACAGCTCAAACGAGTTGTGCTTTTTTGTTTTCAATAGGGGAGGTTTATAATCTTGAAAAAGGGCTAATAACCCCGTTGGCACCTTGTTGTAGTACATGGGTAGGATACCCGCTGAATTAAAACGTTGACCATTTTAGCGCTCTAAATAACTCATTAACTGCGTTAAAAACTTCTCATGTAGAAAAACTATATAACTAACTTTTTGCCTTGTTACTGAGCTATTTATAATCTTGAAAAAGGGCTAACAACCCCGTTAGCACCTTGTTGTAAAACATGCGTATAAATCTGTGTAGTACGTACATCACTGTGACCTAACTGTGTTTGTACTGTACGTATATCAGCGCCGCTTTGCAGCAAGTGCGTAGCAAATGAGTGGCGCAAAGTATGTGGGGTAACGTGTTTATTAATT
The genomic region above belongs to Pseudoalteromonas sp. MM1 and contains:
- the mmsB gene encoding 3-hydroxyisobutyrate dehydrogenase; this translates as MTKLNIGFIGLGNMGGPMAANLIKAGHSVTAFDLNQSVLNELASKGAHAAENAKACASNADILISMLPAGKHVKSLYLGNNDDSGLINVLSKNTLIIDCSTIDAESARVVGSALGEQGISFVDAPVSGGVAGAAAGTLTFIVGGSKAAFNTAQPILSDMGKNIFHAGDIGAGQVAKICNNMLLSILMAGTSEALQMGINNGLDAKVLSDIMTASSGRNWTLELYNPCPGVMDTAPASKDYKPGFMVDLMAKDLGLAMEAAQQSNSSTPMGSMAKNLYTMLQHQGAGSDDFSAIFKLFSK
- a CDS encoding SDR family oxidoreductase yields the protein MEIKNNTVVITGGAQGLGFAMAQKFALMGANIALIDMAQELLNTACEQLTQLDGVSGTIKGYAANVTVESEVENVFNTINSDLGHIGVLINNAGILRDGMFIKAKDGKVVKKMSLEQFQSVIDVNLTGVFLAGREAASHMIESGKGGVIVNMSSVARAGNIGQTNYAASKAGVVALTTTWAKELGRFGIRVGAIAPGVISTAMTDVMKPEAKQRMLAVTPVGRLGESDEIAHTAQYIIENDFFTGRVVEIDGGIRL